A part of Fusarium oxysporum Fo47 chromosome III, complete sequence genomic DNA contains:
- a CDS encoding P-loop containing nucleoside triphosphate hydrolase protein gives MPLDIEEILRQKKAADAAAAKPRFIPKAERERLAAEKAKKEEDEQKRKASEDAQKRREEEQKWAARSNGSSRHNDSTNGSSRVPTGPKAMNQENGRDRDGYRDQGRGRGRGREGRKGDKQAADKQSAEDIEATLLRSRYLGPQVNQQSNFSAKKKRMRTTEKKFNFEWDADEDTSRDNDPLYTRQAVNHNGSFAGVGGEFDDEAEERARKRARMIEQRDPENGKERAKGIMEDFFRARDKARQRADRTGLGKRWSEKSLEDMRERDWRIFKEDFGIATKGGMIPNPMRSWQESNLPKRLLNIVEDVGYKEPTPIQRAAIPIALQARDLIGVAVTGSGKTAAFLLPLLVYISDLPPLDELNKNDGPYALIMAPTRELVQQIESEARKFAGPLGFRVVSIVGGHSIEEQIYNMRDGAEIIVATPGRLIDCLDRRVLVLAQCCYVIMDEADRMIDMGFEEPVNRILEALPVNNEKPDTEDAEDATKMKRYLGGNDRYRQTMMYTATMPPQVEKIAKKYLRRPAIVTIGNVGEAVDTVEQRVEFIPGEDRRKKRLQEILASNDFAPPIIVFVNIKRNCDAVARDIKQMGWTVATLHGSKTQEQREASLQSVRNGTTQVLVATDLAGRGIDVPDVSLVVNFNMAPKIDSYTHRIGRTGRAGKSGVAITFLGPEDADTMYDLKQILSKSSISKVPEELKRHEAAQSKPVRGDGGGSRKDKEEGLGKGGW, from the coding sequence ATGCCTCTCGATATCGAAGAAATCTTGCGGCAAAAGAAGGCTGCGGATGCCGCCGCCGCAAAGCCTAGGTTCATCCCCAAGGCCGAACGAGAGCGACTAGCAGCtgaaaaggcaaagaaggaggaagacgagcagaagcgcaaggctTCCGAAGACGCGCAGAAACGGCGAGAGGAAGAGCAAAAATGGGCCGCCAGATCGAACGGCTCTTCAAGGCACAACGATTCTACGAATGGATCATCGCGCGTACCGACGGGCCCCAAGGCTATGAATCAGGAGAATGGCCGTGATCGAGACGGATATCGAGATCAAGGGCGAGGGAGGGGCAGGGGGAGAGAAGGTCGGAAGGGAGATAAACAGGCTGCGGATAAGCAGTCTGCAGAGGATATCGAGGCCACTCTCCTCCGATCACGATACCTGGGGCCCCAAGTTAACCAACAGTCCAACTTTTCGGCGAAGAAGAAACGAATGCGAACAACAGAGAAAAAGTTCAATTTCGAGTGGGACGCTGATGAAGACACGTCACGCGACAACGATCCCTTATATACTCGACAGGCCGTCAACCACAATGGATCATTCGCCGGTGTTGGTGGAGAATTCGACGATGAAGCCGAGGAGCGCGCTCGCAAACGAGCTCGAATGATAGAGCAGAGAGATCCAGAGAATGGAAAAGAGAGAGCAAAGGGTATCATGGAAGACTTCTTCCGAGCACGCGACAAAGCGAGACAACGAGCTGATCGAACAGGACTGGGCAAGCGATGGTCTGAAAAGTCTTTAGAAGATATGCGCGAGCGGGATTGGCGTATTTTCAAAGAAGATTTTGGAATCGCTACAAAGGGTGGCATGATTCCGAACCCCATGCGCAGCTGGCAAGAATCGAATCTCCCTAAGCGCTTGCTCAACATTGTCGAGGATGTGGGTTACAAGGAGCCGACGCCCATTCAACGAGCTGCAATCCCTATCGCGCTGCAAGCCCGCGATCTCATCGGTGTAGCTGTCACTGGTTCCGGAAAGACAGCCGCCTTCCTACTACCGCTGTTAGTGTATATCTCTGATCTACCGCCCCTTGACGAGCTCAATAAGAACGACGGCCCCTACGCTCTCATCATGGCCCCGACTCGAGAACTGGTGCAGCAGATCGAGTCTGAAGCCAGGAAGTTTGCTGGTCCTCTCGGCTTTCGCGTTGTGAGCATTGTCGGTGGCCACTCTATCGAGGAACAAATATACAACATGCGCGATGGTGCTGAGATTATCGTTGCTACACCGGGTCGTCTTATTGACTGTCTTGATCGACGAGTGCTCGTCCTAGCACAATGTTGCTATGTCATTATGGATGAAGCAGATCGTATGATCGACATGGGTTTTGAAGAACCTGTTAACAGGATTCTCGAAGCACTACCTGTTAACAACGAGAAGCCGGATACGGAAGATGCCGAAGATGCAACAAAAATGAAGCGTTATTTAGGTGGAAACGATCGTTACAGACAGACTATGATGTATACAGCAACTATGCCGCCTCAGGTGGAAAAGATTGCGAAGAAGTACCTCCGCCGTCCAGCTATCGTCACCATTGGTAACGTAGGCGAAGCCGTTGACACTGTCGAGCAGCGTGTCGAGTTCATTCCCGGTGAGGACCGTCGCAAGAAGCGTCTTCAGGAGATACTTGCCTCGAATGATTTTGCGCCACCCATCATTGTCTTTGTCAACATCAAGCGCAACTGTGATGCTGTCGCCCGCGATATCAAGCAGATGGGCTGGACGGTTGCCACACTCCATGGTTCCAAGACTCAGGAACAGCGGGAAGCTTCTCTCCAGTCAGTGCGCAACGGCACGACACAAGTTCTCGTTGCGACTGATCTTGCTGGCCGTGGTATCGATGTTCCCGATGTCTCCCTCGTCGTCAATTTCAATATGGCCCCTAAAATCGATAGCTACACACATCGTATCGGTCGAACAGGTCGTGCTGGCAAGAGTGGTGTTGCCATTACGTTTCTGGGTCCTGAGGACGCTGATACCATGTACGATCTCAAGCAAATCCTCAGCAAGAGCTCCATCTCCAAGGTGCCAGAAGAGCTGAAGAGACATGAGGCCGCACAGTCAAAACCAGTACGTGGTGACGGCGGAGGATCAAGGAAAGATAAGGAAGAAGGGCTTGGGAAAGGAGGCTGGTAG